From a region of the Streptococcus ruminantium genome:
- a CDS encoding TetR/AcrR family transcriptional regulator, which yields MVARKISPQSLKNLYQSNKEANQLTKESIETALLFLLEKKDLRQISVSELVRKAGVSRNAFYRNYKSKEEILEAYYERTSASLKKKWQNLQAKVQKDGVQQSFVDFLHHSKEKADSSKALSNVSQWIKEKTKRD from the coding sequence ATGGTAGCTCGTAAAATTTCACCACAATCTTTAAAAAATCTTTATCAATCAAATAAAGAAGCTAATCAGCTGACCAAGGAATCTATCGAAACCGCTCTGCTATTTCTCTTAGAGAAAAAAGACCTCAGACAAATTTCTGTGTCAGAGTTGGTTCGTAAGGCTGGAGTATCCCGCAATGCTTTCTACCGCAACTACAAGTCAAAAGAAGAAATTTTGGAGGCTTACTACGAGCGAACTTCTGCTTCTCTGAAGAAAAAATGGCAAAACTTACAAGCCAAGGTACAAAAGGATGGGGTTCAGCAAAGTTTTGTAGACTTCTTACACCACAGCAAGGAAAAAGCTGATTCAAGTAAGGCATTGTCCAATGTCAGTCAGTGGATTAAAGAAAAAACAAAACGGGACTAA
- the proC gene encoding pyrroline-5-carboxylate reductase → MKIGFIGLGNMGAALAQAVSQQPDTHLLLSNYNPTKAKDIQAHLGGQLLSNKEIAEQAEVIFLGVKPHLVRTVLMDLQEQIDQTPSTIWISMAAGITLKSLAEYIPADQLVRIMPNTPVAIGQGMTTYSLSNQALALLLEQILEKSGQVQQVPESLMDAATAIAGCGPAFVYQMIEALMDAGVQSGLTAQEAKVLAAQTLSGAAKMVLQSDKHPAQLRQEVTSPGGSTIAGVVALEKAGFRYAIIKAVVAALKKNRKLGKKES, encoded by the coding sequence ATGAAAATAGGATTTATTGGACTGGGTAATATGGGTGCGGCACTTGCACAAGCAGTCAGCCAGCAACCAGATACCCATCTCCTGCTCAGTAACTATAATCCAACCAAGGCCAAGGACATTCAGGCTCATTTAGGCGGACAACTTTTGTCTAATAAAGAAATAGCAGAGCAGGCCGAGGTGATTTTTCTTGGGGTTAAGCCTCATCTGGTTAGAACAGTCTTGATGGATTTGCAGGAGCAGATAGATCAGACCCCATCTACTATCTGGATTTCCATGGCGGCGGGAATAACACTAAAAAGTCTGGCAGAATATATACCAGCAGATCAGCTCGTTCGTATTATGCCCAATACACCGGTTGCTATCGGTCAGGGCATGACTACCTATAGTCTGAGTAATCAAGCACTCGCTCTGCTATTAGAACAAATCCTAGAAAAATCAGGTCAAGTCCAGCAAGTGCCAGAAAGTCTCATGGATGCAGCAACTGCTATCGCAGGCTGTGGCCCAGCTTTTGTTTATCAGATGATTGAAGCGCTGATGGATGCAGGTGTACAGAGTGGTCTGACAGCTCAAGAAGCCAAGGTCTTAGCTGCTCAGACCTTATCGGGTGCAGCTAAGATGGTCTTGCAAAGTGACAAGCACCCAGCTCAACTTCGACAAGAAGTGACTTCGCCTGGTGGTTCAACGATTGCAGGCGTGGTGGCACTGGAGAAGGCAGGTTTTCGCTATGCTATTATCAAAGCAGTAGTAGCAGCCCTCAAGAAAAATAGAAAACTAGGAAAGAAGGAATCCTAG
- a CDS encoding bifunctional DnaQ family exonuclease/ATP-dependent helicase → MKETKTCNRYAVVDLEATGTGTDAKIIQIGIVMVENGKITDTYETDVNPYHPLDEHIKELTGITDQQLCQAPDFGQVAGIIHDMIGDAIFVAHNVRFDANLLAEALFFEGYDLRTPRVDTVELAQLFFPTFEKYSLGSLAEYLDLGLEQAHTAISDAMATARLLIKIQEKIKTLPKMVIESVLQLADHLLYETRLVIDEMVPQLSEVVREDVEVVHGLFLKKQGKDKTASHFSEDFLTNLNLLGLHERKNQTAFAHLVEKRLADEGHVHFIQAQAGLGKTYGYLLPLLAKSDHRLLVTVPTKILQEQIMEKEGRKLQEVFNLSISSLKAPKHFIKLDSYWKTLQRWDENRLVNQFKMHILIWLCETKTGDLDELKQKQRYQSYFDEIAHDGNVEVDSLFWGWDFWQRLQGQAASSRLLITNHAYFISHLKDQDFLIANRLVVVDEAQKFLLVAENLATDSYDLLDVLQLLQSKKDKTNQLLDQRLYESCQFEFNHLLTRFRQYGHRRVEKEELVQVQQNLSELKDVDLNKLDHFLNGYDTFWLEEKTIEDKRIAYLRGSKDSLLDVAKYMPVTKTFYISATLTISKKVNLPDLLGFDQFTMDLLPTQAVTNQQIIFPTNLPDVFSWEKEEHARYVARRLIEIAELDYPILVLFTSISLLLQVSTILDQSNVPHLAQHKHGQEMSIKRRFERGDCPILLGTGLFWEGVDFASQEQLIQVIARLPFDNPKDRFVHKINQHLREEGKNPFYDYSLPMMMIKLKQAIGRTNRHSHQESVVVVLDHRVQTKRYGQQIVSFFEEEYLLSQIDESAICSTIQQFFDLGDKRLSKPESKNEKAKYSSGRVSKAASK, encoded by the coding sequence ATGAAAGAGACTAAAACATGCAATCGGTATGCTGTTGTGGACTTAGAAGCAACAGGTACAGGGACGGATGCAAAAATTATTCAGATAGGGATTGTCATGGTTGAAAACGGGAAAATTACCGATACTTATGAGACTGATGTCAATCCTTACCATCCCTTGGATGAACATATCAAGGAGCTGACAGGTATCACAGATCAGCAACTGTGTCAGGCACCCGATTTTGGGCAAGTAGCTGGAATCATCCATGACATGATTGGAGATGCTATTTTTGTCGCTCACAATGTCAGGTTTGATGCTAATCTTTTGGCAGAGGCACTTTTTTTTGAAGGCTATGACTTACGAACACCAAGGGTGGATACAGTAGAACTGGCACAATTATTTTTCCCAACATTTGAAAAATATAGTCTAGGAAGTTTAGCTGAGTATTTGGATCTAGGTTTAGAACAAGCTCATACAGCTATCTCAGATGCCATGGCTACTGCCCGATTGCTGATAAAAATTCAAGAGAAAATAAAAACTCTCCCGAAAATGGTCATTGAGTCAGTCTTGCAGCTAGCAGATCATCTTCTCTATGAAACACGTTTAGTTATTGATGAGATGGTACCACAGTTGTCAGAAGTTGTGCGAGAGGATGTAGAAGTAGTTCATGGTCTATTCCTAAAAAAACAAGGCAAGGATAAGACTGCTTCTCACTTTTCTGAGGATTTCTTGACCAATCTGAATCTTTTGGGTCTACACGAACGCAAGAATCAAACCGCTTTTGCTCACTTGGTAGAGAAAAGGCTGGCTGATGAGGGGCACGTACACTTTATCCAAGCGCAAGCTGGACTGGGAAAAACGTATGGTTACCTTCTCCCCCTGCTTGCTAAGTCAGATCATCGGCTATTAGTAACTGTTCCGACAAAGATTTTGCAAGAACAGATTATGGAGAAAGAGGGACGAAAATTACAGGAAGTATTTAACCTCTCTATTTCTTCCCTCAAAGCTCCAAAGCACTTTATCAAGCTGGATAGCTACTGGAAAACCTTGCAGAGATGGGATGAAAATCGTTTGGTCAACCAGTTTAAAATGCATATTCTTATCTGGCTATGTGAAACTAAAACAGGTGATTTAGATGAACTCAAGCAAAAACAGCGCTATCAGAGTTATTTTGATGAGATTGCCCATGATGGAAATGTCGAGGTTGATAGTCTTTTTTGGGGATGGGACTTTTGGCAAAGATTACAAGGTCAAGCTGCTTCCAGTAGACTACTAATCACCAATCATGCCTATTTCATCAGCCATCTCAAGGATCAAGACTTTCTAATAGCCAATCGTTTAGTGGTAGTAGATGAAGCGCAGAAGTTTCTTTTGGTAGCAGAAAATTTGGCTACAGACTCCTATGACTTGTTAGATGTATTGCAATTACTACAAAGTAAGAAGGATAAGACAAATCAGCTACTGGATCAGCGCTTATATGAATCCTGTCAATTTGAGTTCAATCATCTTCTGACTCGTTTCCGCCAGTATGGTCATAGACGTGTGGAGAAGGAAGAGCTGGTTCAAGTACAACAAAATCTCTCAGAACTCAAGGATGTCGATTTAAATAAATTAGACCATTTTCTGAATGGCTATGACACTTTTTGGTTGGAAGAAAAGACAATTGAAGACAAGCGGATTGCCTATCTACGTGGTTCAAAAGACAGTTTATTGGACGTAGCCAAGTATATGCCGGTCACCAAGACTTTTTATATCAGTGCAACTTTAACCATTAGTAAGAAGGTAAATCTACCTGATTTATTGGGATTTGACCAGTTCACCATGGACTTGTTACCGACACAAGCTGTCACCAACCAGCAAATTATATTTCCAACCAACCTTCCTGATGTTTTCTCTTGGGAAAAGGAAGAGCATGCTCGCTATGTAGCTCGGCGTTTGATAGAAATAGCAGAGCTGGATTACCCTATTTTAGTCTTGTTCACTTCAATTTCCTTGCTCTTACAAGTGTCAACTATTCTAGATCAGAGCAATGTCCCCCATTTAGCTCAACACAAGCACGGTCAGGAAATGTCAATAAAACGCCGATTTGAACGTGGAGATTGCCCTATTTTGCTTGGGACAGGTCTTTTCTGGGAAGGAGTTGACTTTGCCAGTCAAGAACAACTAATCCAAGTCATCGCACGACTCCCCTTTGATAATCCAAAGGATCGTTTTGTTCATAAAATCAATCAGCATTTGCGAGAAGAAGGGAAGAATCCCTTCTATGATTACAGCCTGCCCATGATGATGATCAAGTTAAAACAAGCAATCGGTCGTACCAATCGTCATTCCCATCAAGAGTCTGTAGTTGTTGTCTTGGATCACCGTGTCCAAACAAAACGCTATGGACAGCAGATTGTTTCCTTCTTTGAGGAAGAGTACTTGCTTTCACAGATTGATGAAAGTGCCATTTGTTCGACCATTCAGCAATTTTTTGATCTAGGGGATAAGCGCTTGTCAAAGCCAGAATCGAAAAATGAGAAAGCAAAGTACAGTTCAGGTAGAGTGTCAAAGGCTGCATCAAAGTAG
- a CDS encoding MBL fold metallo-hydrolase, whose translation MNIHKSVNPVAFQNTYYLENNTHIIIIDPGSDWNMIHSTIEKIGKPISAILLTHTHYDHIMSLDILRETYHFPPVYVAESEASWLYTPEMNLSGLPRHDDMDNVVCRPAEEVFQYDHDYQLDGFHFKVVPTPGHSIGGVSFIFPDDECVITGDALFRETIGRTDLPTSNFDDLIAGIKKHIFTLPSHYTVHPGHGQHTTIAHEKNFNPFFRG comes from the coding sequence ATGAACATCCACAAATCCGTCAACCCCGTTGCCTTTCAAAATACCTATTATCTTGAAAACAACACACATATCATTATTATTGATCCAGGAAGCGATTGGAACATGATTCATTCCACTATTGAGAAAATTGGAAAACCAATTTCTGCTATCCTTTTGACTCACACACACTATGATCATATCATGAGCTTGGACATTCTACGTGAAACCTATCATTTTCCACCTGTCTATGTGGCTGAAAGTGAAGCTAGTTGGCTCTACACACCCGAGATGAACCTATCTGGCCTACCGAGACATGATGATATGGACAACGTAGTCTGCCGACCAGCCGAAGAGGTCTTTCAATATGACCACGACTACCAGCTTGACGGTTTTCATTTCAAGGTTGTGCCAACACCGGGGCATTCTATCGGCGGTGTATCTTTCATTTTTCCAGATGACGAATGCGTCATAACTGGAGATGCTCTTTTCCGCGAAACGATCGGTCGAACTGATCTGCCAACTAGCAATTTCGATGACCTGATTGCTGGTATCAAGAAACATATTTTTACTCTACCAAGCCACTACACCGTCCATCCAGGCCACGGTCAACATACTACTATTGCACACGAAAAAAACTTCAATCCATTTTTTAGAGGATAA
- a CDS encoding PhoH family protein, with the protein MQEHSIDIQLNHPDDLLSLFGTNERHLRLMEQELGVVIHARTEKVQIVGQKDHVEQTRLVIQSLLVLVSRGLMISTPDVVTAISMVKNDEIEKFVALYEEEIIKDNYGKPIRVKTLGQKLYVDSVKRHDIVFGIGPAGTGKTFLAVTLAVTALKRGQVKRIILTRPAVEAGESLGFLPGDLKEKVDPYLRPVYDALYQILGKEQTMRLMEREIIEIAPLAYMRGRTLDDAFVILDEAQNTTIMQMKMFLTRLGFHSKMIINGDISQIDLPRKVKSGLIDATEKLSHISQIDFVYFTAKDVVRHPVVAQIINAYEAEALASSGETRFETISQLEEKHKDEEQSFF; encoded by the coding sequence TTGCAAGAACATTCGATTGATATTCAACTGAATCATCCAGACGACCTTCTTAGTCTGTTTGGAACCAACGAACGCCATCTGCGTCTGATGGAACAAGAACTAGGAGTGGTCATCCATGCACGAACAGAGAAAGTTCAAATTGTTGGGCAGAAAGACCATGTTGAGCAGACTCGTCTCGTTATTCAATCTCTTTTAGTCTTGGTTAGTCGAGGATTGATGATCAGTACCCCAGACGTTGTGACAGCCATTTCGATGGTGAAAAATGATGAGATTGAAAAATTTGTCGCACTTTACGAAGAAGAAATCATCAAAGATAACTACGGAAAACCGATTCGTGTCAAGACTCTCGGTCAAAAGCTCTATGTAGACAGTGTTAAACGCCATGATATTGTTTTTGGCATTGGTCCTGCGGGTACAGGTAAGACTTTTTTGGCGGTTACTCTTGCGGTGACAGCTCTCAAGCGTGGTCAAGTTAAGCGGATTATTTTGACGCGCCCTGCGGTAGAAGCGGGCGAAAGCCTAGGTTTTTTACCGGGAGATTTAAAGGAGAAAGTAGATCCCTACCTCCGACCTGTCTACGATGCTCTTTACCAAATTTTGGGTAAGGAGCAGACGATGCGTCTGATGGAGAGGGAGATTATTGAGATAGCTCCACTTGCCTATATGAGAGGACGCACTCTGGACGATGCATTTGTTATCTTGGATGAGGCACAAAATACCACTATCATGCAGATGAAGATGTTCCTAACTCGTCTTGGTTTTCATTCTAAGATGATTATCAATGGCGATATTAGCCAGATTGATCTCCCACGTAAGGTCAAGTCAGGCCTGATTGATGCGACTGAGAAACTGAGTCACATTTCACAGATTGACTTTGTTTATTTTACTGCTAAAGATGTAGTCCGCCATCCAGTCGTTGCCCAAATTATCAATGCTTATGAAGCAGAAGCTCTAGCTAGCAGTGGTGAGACTCGTTTTGAAACAATCAGTCAATTGGAAGAAAAACACAAAGATGAAGAGCAATCATTTTTCTAA
- a CDS encoding YozE family protein, producing MRRSFYSWLMTQRNPKSNAPVAILADYVFEEYDFPKQSNDFDAISRFLEESASFSFSMSDFDAIWEDYLGH from the coding sequence GTGAGAAGAAGTTTTTATTCTTGGTTGATGACCCAGCGCAATCCTAAAAGTAATGCACCTGTGGCAATTTTAGCAGATTATGTTTTTGAGGAATATGATTTTCCAAAGCAGTCAAATGATTTTGATGCAATCAGTCGCTTTTTGGAAGAGTCGGCTAGTTTTTCTTTCTCCATGTCCGATTTTGATGCGATATGGGAAGATTATTTGGGTCATTGA
- the cvfB gene encoding RNA-binding virulence regulatory protein CvfB: protein MNDLLAHYIVGLVTDENDQFYFVQKEGMTFALSKEEGEHALGQSVKGFAYTDMRQKLRLTTREVGVTRTSLGWGIVTEVRKDLGVFVDTGLPDKQVVVSLDVLPELKELWPKKGDKLYVKLDVDKKDRLWALPAFQEDFQKLAGPAYDNMQNQNLRAIVYRLKMNGTFVYLPDNNMLGFIHPNERFSEPRLGQELQVRVIGYRAVDRTLNLSLKPRSFEMLENDAQMILTYLESNGGFMTLNDKSAPEDIKATFGISKGQFKKALGGLMKVGKVKQDQFGTELT, encoded by the coding sequence ATGAATGATTTATTAGCACACTACATCGTCGGTTTAGTGACTGATGAGAATGATCAATTTTACTTTGTTCAAAAGGAAGGCATGACTTTTGCGCTGTCAAAAGAAGAGGGGGAGCATGCCCTTGGACAATCTGTGAAAGGCTTTGCCTATACAGATATGCGACAGAAGCTACGTTTGACAACTAGAGAAGTAGGGGTAACTCGCACTAGTCTCGGCTGGGGGATCGTCACAGAAGTTCGTAAAGATCTAGGGGTTTTTGTAGACACAGGCTTGCCAGATAAACAGGTAGTTGTTTCTTTAGATGTATTACCTGAACTCAAGGAATTATGGCCCAAAAAGGGTGATAAATTGTATGTTAAGTTGGATGTTGATAAGAAGGATCGCCTCTGGGCTTTGCCTGCTTTTCAGGAAGATTTCCAGAAGCTTGCTGGTCCTGCTTATGATAATATGCAGAATCAAAACTTGCGAGCCATCGTTTATCGTTTGAAAATGAATGGAACCTTTGTCTATCTACCTGACAATAATATGTTGGGTTTCATCCATCCGAATGAGCGTTTTTCAGAGCCACGTTTGGGTCAGGAATTGCAAGTTCGGGTAATCGGCTATCGTGCGGTTGATCGCACTCTCAATCTCTCCCTTAAACCCCGCTCATTTGAGATGTTAGAAAATGATGCTCAGATGATTTTGACTTATCTGGAAAGCAATGGAGGATTTATGACCTTGAATGATAAATCTGCTCCGGAAGACATCAAAGCCACCTTTGGTATTTCCAAAGGTCAATTCAAAAAAGCGCTCGGTGGTTTGATGAAGGTTGGTAAGGTTAAGCAGGATCAATTTGGTACCGAATTGACCTAG
- the frr gene encoding ribosome recycling factor — MSKEIIAKAQERMNQSHQSLAREFSHIRAGRANASLLDRISVEYYGAQTPLNQLAGITVPEARVLLITPFDKSILKDIERALNASDLGLTPQSDGTVIRLVIPALTEETRKNLAKDVKKVGENSKVAIRNIRRDAMDEAKKAEKAKEITEDELKTLEKDIQKVTDDAIKTIDKMTADKEKELLEV, encoded by the coding sequence ATGTCTAAAGAAATTATTGCAAAAGCACAAGAACGCATGAATCAGTCCCATCAGAGTTTGGCACGTGAGTTTAGCCATATTCGTGCTGGTCGTGCCAATGCCAGCTTGTTGGATCGTATTTCGGTAGAATACTACGGTGCGCAGACCCCGCTCAATCAGTTAGCAGGTATTACGGTGCCTGAAGCACGGGTTTTACTGATTACACCGTTTGATAAATCAATCCTAAAAGATATTGAGCGTGCTCTGAATGCTTCCGATCTTGGCTTGACACCACAATCTGATGGTACAGTGATCCGCTTGGTTATCCCTGCTCTTACAGAGGAAACACGTAAGAATTTGGCTAAGGATGTGAAAAAAGTTGGTGAGAACTCAAAAGTTGCCATCCGCAATATCCGTCGTGATGCTATGGATGAGGCGAAAAAAGCTGAAAAAGCTAAAGAAATTACAGAAGACGAATTGAAGACTCTTGAAAAAGACATCCAAAAAGTAACCGATGATGCCATCAAGACGATTGATAAAATGACCGCTGACAAGGAAAAAGAATTGTTGGAGGTATAA
- the pyrH gene encoding UMP kinase: MMKPKYERILIKLSGEALAGERGVGIDIKTVQKIAKEVQEVAASGVQIALVIGGGNLWRGEPAAEAGMDRVQADYTGMLGTVMNALVMADSLKQLGVDTRVQTAIAMQSVAEPYIRGRALRHLEKGRIVIFGAGIGSPYFSTDTTAALRAAEIEADAILMAKNGVDGVYNADPKKDANAVKFNELTHREVINRGLKIMDATASTLSMDNDIDLVVFNMNEAGNIKRVVFGEPIGTTVSNSTEEK, encoded by the coding sequence ATGATGAAACCTAAATACGAACGTATTCTAATCAAACTATCTGGTGAGGCTTTGGCTGGTGAACGTGGGGTTGGAATTGACATCAAAACTGTTCAGAAAATAGCCAAGGAAGTTCAGGAAGTCGCAGCATCAGGTGTTCAGATTGCTCTTGTTATCGGCGGTGGTAACCTCTGGCGTGGGGAACCTGCTGCGGAAGCAGGTATGGATCGTGTTCAGGCAGACTATACGGGCATGCTTGGGACAGTCATGAATGCTCTTGTGATGGCAGATTCACTCAAACAGCTAGGAGTGGATACACGTGTGCAGACAGCAATTGCTATGCAGTCTGTAGCAGAGCCCTATATTCGAGGTCGTGCTCTTCGTCACCTTGAAAAAGGTCGTATTGTTATCTTTGGTGCAGGTATTGGTTCGCCATACTTCTCAACAGATACAACAGCAGCTCTTCGTGCAGCAGAAATCGAGGCAGATGCTATCTTGATGGCTAAAAATGGTGTCGATGGTGTCTACAATGCCGATCCTAAAAAAGATGCCAATGCTGTCAAGTTTAACGAATTGACCCATCGTGAGGTCATCAACCGTGGTCTTAAAATCATGGATGCAACAGCTTCAACTCTCTCAATGGACAATGATATTGATTTGGTTGTTTTCAATATGAATGAAGCTGGCAATATCAAGCGTGTTGTCTTTGGTGAACCAATTGGTACGACAGTATCAAATTCTACAGAAGAAAAATAA
- a CDS encoding putative polysaccharide biosynthesis protein produces the protein MSEKVETQQSREQATMAKGLAWLTAGNILSRLLGVAYVIPWYIWLGEYRAEANALFSMGYQIYANFLLISTVGLPTAIAKQVAKYNVLGKENVSLYLVREFFKIMLVFGAVFAGAMYISSPWLAEASGSKEKLIPVMYSLVPPLFIFPAMSILRGFFQGRHDMKPYAISQLAEQLVRVIWILAATFTIMKLGDGNYLNAVVQSTFAAFVGMIASVVILVYTLWKQGYLSKLIHAKKQKISINTGQLIKETVRDAVPIIILSLTIQLLQFIDQVTFIKVMEQITTYTNSELLELYSYMAANPNKITMMIIGISQSLGSVAIPLITEKFVQKDLKSASNLVADNLQLLFIFTIPAIVGTVLLARPLYSVFYGPSEEIAIGLFIWNLFLILPLGLYSVISVVIQAIFENRKGIYYFLIGILVKLVLQVPMIYVFKVYGSFISTILGLGIMLYLFYRRIDTVLGIDEKLVVKDVVTISLISLAMGIIVWFVEFLLNLLFPANGYLSSFIHLTISGSAGLLIFVILTLKTRQLDRLIGGRAQVLRRKLRLV, from the coding sequence ATGTCCGAAAAAGTTGAAACACAGCAGTCCAGAGAACAGGCTACAATGGCTAAAGGGCTGGCTTGGTTAACCGCTGGAAATATTCTTAGTCGCCTTTTGGGGGTGGCTTATGTTATCCCTTGGTACATTTGGCTAGGGGAGTATCGGGCAGAAGCCAACGCCCTTTTTAGTATGGGCTATCAAATCTATGCTAACTTTCTCTTAATTTCAACAGTTGGATTGCCAACAGCCATTGCCAAGCAGGTGGCTAAATACAATGTTCTGGGTAAGGAAAATGTTTCTCTTTACTTAGTTAGAGAGTTCTTTAAGATCATGTTAGTCTTTGGTGCAGTGTTTGCAGGAGCCATGTATATTAGCTCTCCTTGGCTGGCCGAGGCCTCCGGTTCTAAAGAGAAATTGATTCCAGTGATGTATAGTCTGGTACCTCCTTTGTTTATCTTTCCTGCCATGAGCATTCTTCGTGGTTTTTTCCAAGGTAGGCATGACATGAAGCCCTATGCTATCAGTCAGCTTGCAGAGCAGTTGGTGCGTGTGATCTGGATTCTTGCGGCGACATTCACCATCATGAAATTAGGAGATGGGAACTACCTCAATGCGGTTGTTCAGTCTACTTTTGCAGCCTTTGTTGGAATGATTGCTAGTGTTGTGATTCTGGTCTACACCCTTTGGAAACAAGGTTATTTAAGTAAGTTGATTCACGCTAAGAAGCAGAAAATTTCTATCAACACAGGTCAGTTGATTAAGGAAACAGTGAGGGATGCTGTTCCAATCATCATTCTGAGTTTGACGATTCAGTTGCTCCAATTCATTGATCAAGTAACTTTTATCAAAGTGATGGAGCAGATCACAACCTACACGAATTCGGAGCTGTTGGAGTTGTATTCCTACATGGCAGCCAATCCAAACAAGATTACCATGATGATTATCGGTATATCACAAAGTCTGGGAAGTGTTGCTATTCCATTGATTACAGAAAAATTTGTCCAAAAAGATCTCAAATCGGCTTCAAATCTAGTTGCTGATAATTTGCAACTTCTCTTTATTTTTACCATTCCAGCTATTGTGGGAACAGTTTTGTTAGCCCGCCCCCTTTATTCTGTTTTTTATGGTCCATCTGAGGAGATTGCCATTGGACTATTTATTTGGAACCTATTTCTTATCCTTCCGCTGGGTCTTTACTCTGTTATCAGTGTCGTTATTCAAGCTATTTTTGAAAATAGAAAAGGCATTTACTACTTTTTAATCGGAATATTGGTTAAGCTTGTTTTACAGGTACCGATGATTTATGTCTTTAAAGTTTATGGTAGCTTTATTTCGACCATCTTAGGTTTGGGAATCATGCTTTATCTTTTCTATAGACGAATTGATACGGTTTTAGGAATTGATGAAAAATTAGTGGTTAAGGATGTTGTGACGATCAGTTTGATCTCTTTGGCAATGGGGATAATTGTCTGGTTTGTCGAGTTTTTACTCAATCTACTTTTCCCAGCAAATGGCTATCTATCAAGTTTTATTCATCTTACCATTTCAGGAAGTGCCGGTCTCCTTATCTTCGTAATTTTAACCTTAAAAACACGTCAATTAGATCGGTTAATTGGAGGTAGGGCGCAGGTGCTGCGGAGAAAATTACGCTTAGTATAA
- a CDS encoding transposase, which yields MAKKGSKFTNYPSEFKIQVVEDYLSGKSGGMPSIVKKYGLKSDSQVLTWTRKYREDPVLLTQDLRGRKSTGPPKSTNLDEMTIEEQNAFLRMENDILKTLRTLLHP from the coding sequence ATGGCCAAAAAAGGAAGCAAGTTCACCAACTATCCATCCGAGTTCAAAATACAGGTAGTGGAAGACTACCTCAGCGGAAAGAGCGGAGGGATGCCTTCTATTGTCAAAAAATATGGGTTAAAATCAGACAGCCAGGTTCTAACTTGGACAAGAAAATACCGAGAAGACCCTGTTTTACTCACACAGGATTTACGAGGTAGGAAGTCCACTGGTCCCCCAAAATCAACCAATCTTGATGAAATGACAATAGAGGAACAGAATGCCTTTCTTCGTATGGAGAATGACATTTTAAAAACCTTAAGGACTCTCCTCCATCCGTGA
- a CDS encoding DDE-type integrase/transposase/recombinase, which translates to MEKPEHKRFNPDLAQVITAVFNETQKGYRFICYQLRRKYDIFCHPKTVLRYMRILGLKSPIRKKHYHSCTQREINEKARHVHYNVLARNFKAERPLQKLTTDVSYVYHKQGRMFLSVIKDCYDNSILAYTLSDYNDNQLVFENLDLVFNENWDATHICVLHSDQGFQYTNQLYLRKLDQYGVTISHSGNRYELIQQIKEYMDWYNYDRPQEILKGMTPMEFRESYLTN; encoded by the coding sequence ATGGAAAAACCTGAACACAAGCGGTTTAACCCTGACCTAGCACAGGTCATTACAGCTGTTTTTAATGAGACTCAGAAAGGTTATCGTTTCATTTGTTATCAACTGAGAAGAAAATACGATATTTTCTGTCATCCTAAAACTGTCCTACGCTATATGCGTATTCTGGGTTTGAAGTCGCCAATTCGAAAGAAACACTATCATTCTTGCACACAGCGTGAGATAAATGAAAAGGCAAGACACGTCCACTACAACGTGCTTGCCCGAAACTTTAAAGCAGAACGTCCTCTCCAGAAACTAACAACGGATGTCAGTTATGTTTACCACAAACAGGGAAGGATGTTCCTTAGCGTCATAAAAGATTGTTATGACAACTCTATTCTAGCATATACTCTTTCAGATTATAACGATAATCAGCTCGTTTTTGAAAATTTAGACCTCGTCTTCAATGAAAATTGGGATGCCACACACATTTGTGTCTTGCATTCTGATCAAGGTTTTCAGTACACCAACCAACTTTATCTCAGAAAACTAGATCAGTATGGTGTTACGATTTCCCATTCTGGAAACAGATATGAACTCATCCAACAAATTAAAGAATACATGGACTGGTATAACTATGATAGACCACAAGAAATATTAAAAGGTATGACCCCTATGGAATTCAGGGAGTCATACCTTACTAACTAA